The genome window GCGGTAGAGGCTCCAGACAAAGAATGCCAGGGACGCCAGGAGCAGTGGAGCAAAAACGGCAGGATTCGGATGCATGTACGTGAACCTCGTAGCAATGAGCGAGATGGTGTATTGCGGGCTGGTCGGGCAGCGGCTTCCCGGATGTTCCCTAGCGCCCGGCCCCCGGCCCCTGATTCTTCAGCTCCCGGATGCGCTGGGTAATGGCCGGGACAATCTGGAACAGATCACCCACGATGCCGTAGGTGGCCACCTGGAAGATGGGAGCGTCCTTGTCGCGGTTGATGGCAATGACCACGTCGGAGTCCTGCATCCCCACCAGGTGCTGGATCGCCCCCGAGATCCCGCAGGCGATGTAGATCTTGGGCCGCACCGTCTTCCCCGTCTGGCCCACCTGGCGCTCGTGGGGCATCCAGCCGGCGTCCACGGCGCTGCGCGACGCCCCCACGACCCCGCCCAGCTCGTCGGCCAGTTCCTTGAGGATGGAGAAGTTCTCCGGCGCCATCATGCCGCGGCCGCCGGAAACGATGAACTCGGCGCCAGCCAGGTCCACGTGGTCGCCCTTCTTGTCCCGGATGATCTCCAGGACCTTGGTCAGGATGTCGGCCTCGTTGATGGCGCACTGTTCGCGGACGATCTCGCCCGTGGCACCCTCGATTCGCTCCGGCATCTTCATGACGTGGGGCCGCACCGTGGCCATCTGGGGCCGGAACCGGTCGCACATGATGGTGGCCATGATGTTCCCGCCGAAGGCGGGGCGGGTCTGCCTCAGGTTCCTCTTGTCGTCCACGTCCAACCCGGTGCAGTCTGCGGTCAGGCCGGTCTTGACCCGCGTGGCCACCGCGCCCGCCAGGTCGCGGCCCATGCCGGTGGCGCCCATGAGGATGATCTCGGGCTTGTACTTCCCGATCAGGTAGCAGCAGGCTTCCAGGTAGGGTTCAGTCCGGTAGTGAAGAAAGACTTCCTGGTCCAGCAGATAGGCCTTGGCGGCGCCGTAGGCGAACGACTCGCGGCAGAGATGCTCCACGTCGCGGCCGATGACCACGGCGCACAGCTCGGTGCCGAGGCTGCGGGCGAGCTCGCCCCCCACCCCCAGCAGTTCCCAGGAAACCTTGGCCGGCTCACCCTCGGTCTGCTCGATGAAGACCCAGACCCCCCGATAGGCCGCGAGCATCCGGGCCAGGGCAGCCTCTTCCTCGTCCACCTCCTCGGCGGCCCCGCCGGCTCCGGCGGCCTCCTGCTGGCGCGCCAGCTCTTCGAGGATCTTCAGCTCCTCGGGGGTGAAGAACATCTCCAGGGCCTCGGCCGGGCAGACCTTGACGCACTTGACGCAGCCGATGCACTTCTCGCTGAGAATGATCGGCTCGCCGGCGTCGTTCATGTCGATACAGTTGACCGGACAGGCGCTCTGGCACCGGGCGCCGCAGGCGATGCACCTGCCTCGATCAGCCGCGCCCGGCCCCGGGGTTTCTTCGGTTTTACCGGTTGAGTCATTGAAATACCTCGTGTATGCGTTCACGCGTTCAGGCGTTGATTCGTCACACCGCCAGCAGGTCCTTGGCCAGCAGTTGATTGATCAGCAGGTGGGCCGTGCCCACCGGATCTCCCATGCCATCACCGATGATCTCTCCCTTGGCCCGCTCCGGCGAGAAGATGCGGCTCACCCAGGTGGGCGACCCCTTGAGGCCGACGCTGTTCACGTCGAGGCGCAGGACCTCATTGTTCCAGACTTTGACTGCGGCGCCAACGGAGGCGAGCCGCAGGGGAACGGTGGGATAGCGGGGGCGGTTCAGCTCGCGCACCACGGTGATCATGACCGGCAGCGGCGCCTCCACCACCTCGTAGCGCCCCTCCAGCTTGCGCCGGACCCTGATCGTGCGGGCCGCCGCGTCCAGGTGTTCGATCCGGTCCACCAGCGTGAGCTGGCTGAACCCGAGGCGAACGGCAATGCCCGGCCCCACCTGGGCGGTATCGCCGTCAATGGTCTGCTTGCCGCAGAAGACGATGCCGATCTCGTCGCCGGCCTCCTCGGCGATCCGCTTGATGGCGGCGGCCAGTACGTTGCTGGTGGAGAGGGTGTCGGCGCCGCCGAAGCAGCGGTCGGAGCAGAGGATCGCCTCATCGGCGCCCATGGCCAGCGCCTTCTTGAGGGCGGCTTCGGCATTGGGCGGTCCCATGGAGAGCGCCACAGACGTGAAGCCGTAGCGGTCCTTGATCCGCAGCCCCTCTTCCAGGGCGTGGGTGTCATAGGGGTTGACGATGAACGGGATACCCTCCCGCACGAGGGTGTTGGTTACCGGATCGATCTGGACCTGGGTGGTATCCGGAACTTGTTTGATGCAGGAAATGGCGAGCATGCATATCCTCCGGCCCGTCAAGGGCTCAGCCGTGAAGGCGGGGGCACTGTCCTTACGTTAAACAGACGGAGCACTATAGCAGAAACAGAAAGACCTAATCAAGCATAGTGTGCTTAAAATGTAGGCATATATTTTTATCTACACTAAATATGCCTATTATTTAACCTGCGCCGCACCACATCGTGCCGCGGCAGCCTCCCCCGTGCTCCCTGGCTGGCGAAAGCGAATGGCTTGCGCCCCACGACATCAGCCTGGCACCGGCTAACTCCGCTTTAGCCGGCACCTTAGAGCAAAAACGGAATTTTGTTGCTTGCAGCTTGACGGTTCCTTCCCGAACTGGTACACCTATTAGTGCGCCCTAACCAACGGTGCGAAACCACTCAGGCATTTTGATTCAAGGAGGAAACAATGAAGCAACGTTCCACCCTGCTCGTACTCCTGGCCGTTGTCGCGGCACTGTTGTCGGCGGCCGGAGCGGTCCAGGCCCGCTCGCCGGTCTTCGACGTGGACAAGGAGTTCTACCCCTACTACCCTTCACTCATCAAATGGAACAAGTCGACGGTGCCGTTCAACGCGCCGGAGGTCTGCGGTTCCTGCCATGAGCAGCAGTTCAACGAATGGAACGGATCGGTCCACAGCCTCGCCTTCAGGGATCCTATTTATCAGGGTGAGCTGAACAAGGCCGTGAAGGCCGTGGGCCACGGCATCTCCCGCCAGTGCGAAGGCTGTCATTCCCCCGTCGGCATGGTCACCGGCGAGATCAAGGGGCCCGGCTTCCAGGGACTTTCCTCCATGGCCATGGCGGGCGTCTCCTGCGACGTCTGCCACTCCATCAGCGGCGTGACCCACTGGCAGACCCCGTCCCACGAGCCCGAGAACGGCTCCTTCATCCTGACCCCCGGCGTGGAAACGGCCAACGGACAGGTCCTGGTCAAGCGCGGCCCCTTCAAGCCCTCGTCGGAGTGCGGCGGCGGGTTCCACCAGTGCGAGGAGTCCGACCTCCACCTGCGGGCCGACCTCTGCGCCTCCTGCCACCAGGTCTACCACTACGACGCCCACTTCCCCATCGAGGCAACCTACCTGGAGTGGAAACACGGCCCCTATGCCCAGAAGTCGATCCTCTGCCAGGACTGCCACATGGTCGACCTCGACACCTTCAAGCGCTCCGCCGATCAGCTCGTGATCCCCGACCGCAAGGAGTACCGCCACTATTTCAACGGCGCCAACTTCCTGCTGACCTACCTGGCTGCCGGAGCCGCGAAAAAGGCCGGGGACGAGGACCTGGCCAAAAACCTCATGCGGCAGTACGAAATGGCGGTCCAGCGCCTGAAGATGGCCGCCGACCTTGAGGTTACCCCGGTCTATCGGAACGGCAGGCTCGCCGAGCTGATGGTACGGGTGAAAAACATCCGTGCCGGCCACAACCTGCCCACCTCCCTCACCAACGTGCGGCAGATGTGGCTGGAGGTCACGGCCAGGGACGAACGGGGAACGGTTCTCATGACCAGCGGCACCCTCAACCCCGACGGGAGCCTGCCGGCCGAGGCGCGTTCCTTCACCTCGGACGGCATGGGAAATGACTTCCACTTCGCCATCGACCCCTGGGTGGTGACGGCCTTCTCCAAGCACGAGACCATTCCGCCCAGGGGGTGGAAGGATGTCCACTACGGCATCCAGGTGCCCGAGGGGGTCGGCCGGATCACCGTGGAGGCGAAGCTCCGCTTCCGCCAGGCGGACCAGAAGGTGGCCGAGGCCCTGCTCGGAGCGGTGCCCAGTGATATCAACCTGGAGCAGATCTACGGCCTCAAGAGCGTGCCGCCCCTGCCGGTGGTGGATATGGTGGTGAAGCAGGAGACCGTGAAGACGGTCCCCTGACCGCGGCGCGCCAGTTCGTACTGGCAGAAGTCGTAGAGGACGCTCACCTGAGAATTGATGGCATTGACCCTGTCTTCCGGTTCCGACTCCCTGCAGAATCCCGAAGCACCTTTTTCGTGGATTTCGCAGCCGGTTGCGTCGCAATAGTCGGGTCTGGCCATGGCGACCTCTGATGTTTCTTACAAAAGGAAACGCCGCCATTCTCCGGAATGGCGGCGTCGTTGCCGCGGCTACTTCCATCCTGCTCGCTGGTTGTTCAAATGCGCCCTTGCACCCCACGCGCCAATCGCCAACCTGCCGATTTATGGGATGAGTGCAGCAAGGACTGCTGCCGGACAACCAGCATCGCAGGACAAATTCGCTCGTTTTTTTATGCAGCACCTGGTGCGGCGGCGAAAGGGCTACCAGGTGCGGAAGCGCCCCGAATCCAGGTGGACAAAGCCTGAGCGCGGATAGTAGCCGACCCCTCCGCACCGGACGCCCACGGCCAAGTCACGCAGGACCGCCAGGTTGACCCCGGGCACGGCGATGTCGATGGCCTTTCCCTCCATGTGAAGGCTCTGCTTTGCCACCGCGCCATTGCGCTCGCTGAGGATCCGGTTGTATTCGGGGGACCGGTAGCCGGAGATGATGCGGAACTCCCTGCCGCCCCCCAACTCCTTGTCGACCATGTTCAGGTACTCGATCACCGCCAGGTCCATTTCGGTGTGCTGGTTGGTGAAGTGGCAGCGAAGCAGCCAGTTGATGGCGTTGAGGGCATCCAGGTCCACCTCGCCGTCCGGGGTCCGATAGGTTACCGACAGGTGCTCGCCCGTATGAATGTTGCGCAGGGAGAGCCTGCCGACAGGGTAGCTCTCTTCCAGAAATTCCGTGGCCAGGGCAGACCCTATGCCCCTGAGGCAGAGCACCCCCAGCAGTGATGCCCTGAGGAATCCCCGCCTGCTGAAATAATGATCCGACACGCCATCCTCCACCGGAAACCAGTTGCTCATGTGGTAACAAAAAGGTGAGTGAAATGTCAATCTTGCGTCCCCCGGGCCGCTCTTTTCCAGTGAGTAGCACCACCCGGCCCGCATTATCCAATAACGCCAACTAGGTACTGATGCGTAATTTTTGCATTGCCCTACCTATTTCATTTTTATAGAATCACTCCACATAAAATAATCTCAATAAAGTCTTTCACAGGAGGGCATATGCGCAGACATTCCAACAAAACGAATCCGGTTGCGGCGGGGATTCTGTTCATCGCCTTGGCATGCTGGGCGGGGAACGCCATGGGGTGGGGCACTTCGGGTGACAGTTGGAGTACCTGGGGCGGTTCGCGGCCATCACTGAATCTAAACCTTGCGTTCACTGATTGCGCGAAATGCCATACCTCCACCAACAACGTCAACCGACACCACGACCTGATCACGAAAAAGGGTAAGCAGTGCCTCGCCTGCCACACCATGACGGCGGACAACTCGGGGCAATATACCGTTCAGGTCCAGCGGGACTGTCAAGCCTGTCACACATCCTCCGTCCACGACAACGTCCAACACAATGTCAGCACCTGTAGTCGTTGCCACGGCAGCGACGTCATCAACATCCACTCGGGGTGGCGTTCATACGCCAGCACATTGTCGGCCTGCTACCTCTGTCACACCAGCACCAATGCCAAGGTCAAGGCGACCATTGCAAAAGGTGTGAGCGGACAGACCGTTTACTGCACCGACTGCCACGGCAGCAACCCCCACAGTTGGGGAGGCACCTGGGGGCGCTGACCGGAACGGATAAAGAACGAGGAATCATGCGAAGGGCCGGGGCAACACATGTTCCGGCTCTTCGTGCGTGCAGCCCGGCACGAAGAACCATGTTCATGTCATGCGAGCGGGACCACGCATAAACCCGGGAAATGCCGTTTTTGGGGAAAATCCCTCCAGGGCTTGACTCACCCCTACTTGTTAGGTATTTTTCTTATATGGAATAATTAGTCAACAAGCAAACGGTCACGTGTCATGCCGAAAAAAATCACATTCACAGCGGAACAAGAGCATGCCTTTGAAAAGGCGTGCAGGGATGCCGGGTTGCGGCTCACCCATCAGCGCCTGGAGATCTACCGTGAACTGGCCACCTCAACCGACCACCCGTCGGCGGAGACGCTCCACCAACGGTTGCGCAGGGGCAACCCCTCCCTCTCGCTCGATACGGTCTACCGGACCCTGGCGGTCTTTGCACACCATGGCATCATCAACAGAGTCGAAACGGTCGAAAGCCAGTCGCGATTCGAGACGAAACGCATGCGGCATCATCACCTGATCTGCAGCAGGTGCAAGGAAATCATCGATTTCCAGTGGCACCACATCGACGAGGCGCCCCTGCCCGAAGAAACCAGGTCCTGGGGGCGGATCGACAACAAAAACGTTGTGATATACGGCGTTTGCAACAAGTGCCTCGTATCTGAAAAAACGTCGTAAAAAATTCCACGCTCCTGCTAGCAATTATTCCTGTCTGACATGGCCATAATTCTAGCCTGACATGCCTGCCCGACCGGGAGCGGGAAACGCCTGAACATTTGCTGCTGCCCGACGGCAGGTGCGGCCGGGACGGCCGCATACCTCATACGCAAAGGAGAGGAACGATGGCAAAGAAACGTCTCACAACCAATGCCGGCGCCCCCGTTGTGGACAACCAGAACATCATGACCGCCGGGCCCCGGGGTCCGGTGCTTCTCCAGGATGTGTGGTTCCTGGAGAAGCTGGCCCACTTCGACCGGGAAGTGATCCCCGAGCGCCGCATGCATGCCAAGGGTTCCGGCGCCTACGGCACGTTCACCGTTACCCGCGACATCACCGGCTACACAAAGGCGAACGTTTTCTCGGCGGTGGGCAAGAAAACTGAGCTCTTCGTCCGTTTTTCCACCGTGGCCGGTGAACGGGGCGCCGCCGACGCCGAGCGGGACATCCGGGGCTTTGCCATCAAGTTCTACACCGAGGAGGGAAACTGGGACCTGGTGGGGAACAACACCCCGGTTTTCTTCCTGCGCGACCCGCTCAAGTTTCCCGACCTGAACCACGCCGTCAAGCGCGACCCCCGCACCAACCTGCGCAGCGCCCGCAACAACTGGGATTTCTGGACCTCGCTGCCCGAGGCCCTGCACCAGGTCACCATCGTCATGAGCGACCGGGGCATCCCCGCCACTTACCGCCACATGCACGGTTTCGGCAGCCACACCTTCAGCTTCATCAATGCCCGGAATGAACGCTACTGGGTCAAGTTCCACCTGAAGACCCAGCAGGGAATCCGGAATCTGAGCGACGAGGAGGCAGAGGCCCTCATCGGCAAGGATCGCGAGAGCCACCAGCGGGATCTCTACGAGAGCATCGAACAGGGAGACTTCCCCCGCTGGACCATGTTCGTGCAGATCATGCCCGAAAAGGAAGCGTCCTCCTGCCCCTACCACCCCTTCGACCTGACCAAGGTCTGGCCCCACAAGGATTACCCGCTGCAGGAAGTAGGAGTGCTGGAGCTGAACCGGAACCCGGAAAACTACTTCGCCGAGGTGGAGCAATCGGCCTTCAATCCGGCCAACGTGGTGCCCGGCATCGGCTTTTCTCCCGACAAGATGCTCCAGGGGCGACTCTTCTCCTACGGCGACGCCCAGCGCTACCGCCTCGGCGTCAACCACCACCTGATCCCGGTCAACAGGGCCCGCTGCCCCTTCCACAGCTATCACCGGGACGGCGCCATGCGGGTTGACGGTAACCATGGCAGCACCCTCGGCTACGAACCCAACAGCTACGGCGAGTGGCAGGAGCAGCCCGATTTCGGGGAGCCCCCCCTCTCGCTGGAAGGGGCCGCAGACCACTGGAACCATCGC of Geobacter anodireducens contains these proteins:
- a CDS encoding electron transfer flavoprotein subunit beta; translated protein: MLAISCIKQVPDTTQVQIDPVTNTLVREGIPFIVNPYDTHALEEGLRIKDRYGFTSVALSMGPPNAEAALKKALAMGADEAILCSDRCFGGADTLSTSNVLAAAIKRIAEEAGDEIGIVFCGKQTIDGDTAQVGPGIAVRLGFSQLTLVDRIEHLDAAARTIRVRRKLEGRYEVVEAPLPVMITVVRELNRPRYPTVPLRLASVGAAVKVWNNEVLRLDVNSVGLKGSPTWVSRIFSPERAKGEIIGDGMGDPVGTAHLLINQLLAKDLLAV
- a CDS encoding cytochrome C, with the protein product MKQRSTLLVLLAVVAALLSAAGAVQARSPVFDVDKEFYPYYPSLIKWNKSTVPFNAPEVCGSCHEQQFNEWNGSVHSLAFRDPIYQGELNKAVKAVGHGISRQCEGCHSPVGMVTGEIKGPGFQGLSSMAMAGVSCDVCHSISGVTHWQTPSHEPENGSFILTPGVETANGQVLVKRGPFKPSSECGGGFHQCEESDLHLRADLCASCHQVYHYDAHFPIEATYLEWKHGPYAQKSILCQDCHMVDLDTFKRSADQLVIPDRKEYRHYFNGANFLLTYLAAGAAKKAGDEDLAKNLMRQYEMAVQRLKMAADLEVTPVYRNGRLAELMVRVKNIRAGHNLPTSLTNVRQMWLEVTARDERGTVLMTSGTLNPDGSLPAEARSFTSDGMGNDFHFAIDPWVVTAFSKHETIPPRGWKDVHYGIQVPEGVGRITVEAKLRFRQADQKVAEALLGAVPSDINLEQIYGLKSVPPLPVVDMVVKQETVKTVP
- a CDS encoding cytochrome C; translated protein: MRRHSNKTNPVAAGILFIALACWAGNAMGWGTSGDSWSTWGGSRPSLNLNLAFTDCAKCHTSTNNVNRHHDLITKKGKQCLACHTMTADNSGQYTVQVQRDCQACHTSSVHDNVQHNVSTCSRCHGSDVINIHSGWRSYASTLSACYLCHTSTNAKVKATIAKGVSGQTVYCTDCHGSNPHSWGGTWGR
- a CDS encoding transcriptional repressor is translated as MPKKITFTAEQEHAFEKACRDAGLRLTHQRLEIYRELATSTDHPSAETLHQRLRRGNPSLSLDTVYRTLAVFAHHGIINRVETVESQSRFETKRMRHHHLICSRCKEIIDFQWHHIDEAPLPEETRSWGRIDNKNVVIYGVCNKCLVSEKTS
- a CDS encoding catalase, yielding MAKKRLTTNAGAPVVDNQNIMTAGPRGPVLLQDVWFLEKLAHFDREVIPERRMHAKGSGAYGTFTVTRDITGYTKANVFSAVGKKTELFVRFSTVAGERGAADAERDIRGFAIKFYTEEGNWDLVGNNTPVFFLRDPLKFPDLNHAVKRDPRTNLRSARNNWDFWTSLPEALHQVTIVMSDRGIPATYRHMHGFGSHTFSFINARNERYWVKFHLKTQQGIRNLSDEEAEALIGKDRESHQRDLYESIEQGDFPRWTMFVQIMPEKEASSCPYHPFDLTKVWPHKDYPLQEVGVLELNRNPENYFAEVEQSAFNPANVVPGIGFSPDKMLQGRLFSYGDAQRYRLGVNHHLIPVNRARCPFHSYHRDGAMRVDGNHGSTLGYEPNSYGEWQEQPDFGEPPLSLEGAADHWNHRADEDYYSQPGALFRLMTDEKKRLLFANTARAIGDAPREILLRHIGNCLKADQAYGKGVADALGIPLSEVTAG